In the genome of Cryptomeria japonica chromosome 8, Sugi_1.0, whole genome shotgun sequence, one region contains:
- the LOC131062453 gene encoding transmembrane 9 superfamily member 2-like isoform X4: MAGSVDKLTAIWTIVMAVINGVNRGASDHKYSKGDQVPLYANKVGPFNNPTEAYQYFDLPFCAPDKVKEKRQDLGEMLNGDKMVEALYKLEFRVNKDSQLLCRKKLTKEDSERFREPIKNDYYFQMYYDDLPIWGFIGNFQKGNEARPNGTTYLLYTHTGFDIFYNNDRVIEINVRTDPRFTVDITEDMEIEVDFKYSVNWMEIHIPFERRMDKYIKSSFLPQHIEIHSFSITTSCVTVLLLTGILASIYICVLKNDFVKYSHDVESTDDQSETGWKYIHGDVFRYPRHRSLFCAVLGTGTQLFALVIFVFMLALVGAFYPYSRGTLHTALLVIYALTSGIAGYTSASFYTQLGGSNWVKNQLLTGCLFCGPLFLTFCFLNTVAMAYKASVALPFDTIIILLLIWTIVAFPLFVLGGIVGKNSKTEFEAPCRTTKCPRKIPPLPFYRGTIPQMAMAGFLPFGVIYFEVYYIMASVWGHKSYTIYSVLFIIFIILIIVTALVIIAFTYLQLAVEDHEWWCRYGG, encoded by the exons ATGGCGGGAAGCGTGGATAAGTTGACCGCGATTTGGACGATAGTTATGGCAGTCATAAACGGAGTAAATCGTGGCGCCTCAGATCACAAATACAGCAAGGGAGATCAGGTGCCATTATATGCCAACAAAGTCGGCCCCTTCAATAATCCCAC TGAAGCATATCAATATTTTGATTTGCCATTCTGTGCTCCAG ATAAAGTCAAGGAGAAGAGACAAGACCTTGGAGAGATGCTGAACGGTGATAAGATGGTGGAAGCTCTGTACAAGTTGGAATTTCGGGTAAACAAAGATTCTCAACTCCTTTGCAGGAAGAAACTCACAAAAGAGGATTCGGAAAGGTTTAGGGAACCTATCAAAAATGATTATTATTTTCAGATGTACTATGATGATCTGCCCATCTGGGGCTTTATTGGAAATTTTCAAAAAGGAAACGAGGCACGTCCAAATGGCACTACATATTTACTGTATACGCATACAGGCTTTGACATTTTCTACAACAATGACCGTGTTATAGAAATAAATGTTCGCACAGATCCAAGATTCACAGTTGACATTACTGAGGACATGGAAATTGAAGTTGATTTCAAGTACTCAGTTAATTGGATGGAGATTCATATTCCTTTTGAACGGCGAATGGATAAATATATAAAGTCATCATTTTTGCCCCAGCATATCGAAATCCACTCGTTCTCTATTACCACTTCTTGTGTAACAGTTCTTCTTCTGACTGGGATTCTTGCTTCTATTTACATATGTGTTCTCAAGAACGACTTTGTCAA GTATTCTCATGATGTGGAGTCTACTGACGACCAAAGCGAAACAGGATGGAAGTACATTCATGGAGATGTCTTCAGATATCCTCGACACAGGTCTCTGTTTTGTGCTGTTCTTGGAACTGGGACTCAGCTTTTTGCTCT TGTCATCTTCGTCTTCATGCTCGCACTAGTGGGTGCTTTTTATCCCTACAGCAGGGGAACTCTTCACACAGCCCTTTTGGTTATATATGCCCTTACATCTGGCATTGCAGGCTACACCTCTGCTTCTTTTTATACTCAACTTGGGGGATCAAACTGG GTAAAAAATCAGTTGTTGACGGGCTGCCTATTTTGTGGGCCTCTGTTTTTAACCTTTTGCTTCCTAAATACTGTCGCAATGGCTTACAAAGCAAGTGTTGCACTACCCTTTGACACAATCATAATCCTCCTTCTCATCTGGACAATTGTTGCATTCCCCTTGTTTGTGTTGGGTGGTATTGTTGGAAAAAACAGCAAGACTGAGTTTGAAGCTCCTTGCCGCACCACAAAATGCCCTAGAAAGATTCCTCCTTTGCCATTTTACAGAGGGACTATCCCTCAAATGGCCATGGCAGGATTTTTGCCGTTTGGTGTAATCTACTTTGAGGTTTACTATATAATGGCAAGTGTATGGGGTCACAAAAGCTACACAATATACAGCGtcctcttcattattttcatcatccttatcatcgTGACAGCCTTAGTTATCATTGCATTCACCTACTTACAGCTAGCAGTTGAGGATCATGAATGGTGGTGTAG gtatggaggatga